In a genomic window of Flavobacterium lipolyticum:
- a CDS encoding DUF3078 domain-containing protein codes for MKLLRSTLLLLLLLCTSNNFAQIIQTTLDPGELPAPPSNWTKKNQLGFDISEIAFVNWSAGGTSSISGLFKGEFNRTYIRGNHKWANELIIKYGLNQQDGTELRKTDDAFLFNSTYGFRKDTISNWYYSAKFNFNTQFTDGYNYPNKDVAISRPFAPAYVFLGAGAENSDKKKNRTLYFSPITLKTTLVLDQTLANQGSFGVRKATYIVDPMDPNSKILVENGQKVKAEFGILLTGYMKSEIYKNIFYENRLSLYTDYLNKFGNVDIDYDTRLDLVVNAYVKANIGVHLVYDDDIKTKKDFFDPATGTTSQVNNGPRAQLRQVLGVGLVYAFQ; via the coding sequence ATGAAATTATTGCGTTCTACCCTTTTGCTTTTGCTGCTTTTGTGTACTTCAAATAACTTTGCTCAAATTATACAAACGACTTTGGATCCTGGCGAATTACCTGCTCCACCATCAAACTGGACCAAAAAAAATCAACTGGGCTTTGACATTTCCGAAATTGCTTTTGTAAACTGGAGCGCGGGGGGAACAAGCTCGATCTCCGGACTTTTTAAAGGTGAGTTTAACCGAACTTATATTAGAGGAAATCACAAATGGGCCAATGAACTTATTATAAAATACGGTCTAAACCAGCAAGATGGTACTGAACTCCGAAAAACTGATGATGCTTTTCTATTCAATTCGACTTACGGTTTTAGAAAAGATACGATCTCAAATTGGTACTACTCGGCGAAATTCAATTTCAATACTCAATTTACTGACGGGTACAATTACCCTAACAAAGATGTTGCGATCTCCAGACCTTTTGCACCAGCTTATGTCTTTCTTGGAGCAGGAGCTGAAAATTCAGATAAAAAGAAAAACCGAACCTTATATTTCTCTCCCATAACCCTAAAAACTACCTTAGTTCTGGATCAAACTTTAGCGAATCAAGGATCTTTTGGTGTGCGAAAAGCGACTTACATAGTAGATCCAATGGACCCGAATTCTAAAATTTTAGTTGAAAACGGGCAGAAGGTAAAAGCCGAATTTGGTATTCTGCTTACCGGATACATGAAAAGCGAGATTTACAAAAACATCTTCTACGAAAACCGATTGAGTTTGTATACTGATTATCTAAACAAATTTGGAAACGTCGATATCGATTATGATACCCGTCTGGATCTTGTGGTAAATGCTTATGTAAAAGCAAATATTGGCGTACATCTGGTGTATGATGATGATATCAAAACCAAAAAAGACTTTTTTGATCCTGCTACCGGAACAACTTCACAAGTTAACAATGGACCAAGAGCCCAGCTAAGACAAGTCTTAGGCGTGGGTCTCGTATATGCTTTTCAATAA